The segment AGTGTTCGCAACTTGACTACCCATGAAAAGAAGTTCTTACTTAAAGAAGCTGCTCTTAAAATGATAACCGTCGGACAGTCTCTCTGTCCCTATTTTTTGTCCTTGTCTGTTTTCAAACACCTTCTGTGGCTAATTCCCCTGAATCCTGCTGAAACGTCAATCGGTCTATTCTTGTAACTTCCATATCTACAAGAGCTTACAACTGCCGATGTTCTTTGGCCCCTGCCTTGCTCATACAAAAACAGGAAGAAACGTAATACAGAACGCTTCGGCTCGGTGAACGGGCGCAGGATCAAGACGACGGACTAAGAACACGAAACATGAATATAAGCAAGAGAAAGAAATTTACCCTCCTGAGCGCAGGAGTGATTTTGGCGGTGATACTCGCCAGTTGCGCGGGGATACCGACCCGTAACGAGCGCGCGGCCCGGCAGGATTTGGGCGCGACCGAGACTGTCTACCGTCCCGCGGCCGCAAAGCCGGACCTGCCCGTCCTGACGGAGAACTCGGCTTTGGCAGAGTTGCTGCAATATGCCCTCCTGAACAGTCCGCGCGTTGAATCAAGTTTCTATGAATGGAAGGCGGCAGTCGAGGAAATCACTATGGCGCGCTCGCTGCCGAACCCGATGCTCCAGTTCGATCTGGAATTTGTGAGCGGGGTCGTTGAAGCGCTTACTCCAATGCTGATGACCGATCCGATGAGCAATTGGCAGATACCGTCCAAGCTCGGCCTGAAAGCCGAGGCCGCCTACGGAGAAGCGCTCGGGCAGCGGGCGGCTTTCGAGAATGAGCTGCTTGCGACGGCGCTCTCGGTCAAGCGCGCGTATTACCAACTGTGGGTCGTTGACCGGCAAATCTACTGGACTCGCGAGATGCTGAAAATCGTCGAGGACATCGAGAGGATCGCGCGCGAGCGTCTGGCGGTCGGCAACGTTACGCAGCAGGACGTTCTTCGCGCGCAGATCGAGCGCGACAAGCTCGAAAATGAGTTGGCGAACCTTATAGATTCGCGCGGGCCGATCGTGACGCGTCTGAAATCGGCGCTGGGGATCGGACCCGATCAATCGTTTCCGGAGCCGGTCGCCGCGCTCGAACCATCCGTTTCCGGTTTGACGGAAGAATCGCTTCTCGAAACCGCCTTTGAGCGGAACCCGCGGCTGAAAGAGATGCGGGCGCAGGTGCTGCAGGCGATCGCGCTCTACCAGCTTTCAAGAAAGACGACCGTTCC is part of the Candidatus Abyssobacteria bacterium SURF_5 genome and harbors:
- a CDS encoding TolC family protein: MNISKRKKFTLLSAGVILAVILASCAGIPTRNERAARQDLGATETVYRPAAAKPDLPVLTENSALAELLQYALLNSPRVESSFYEWKAAVEEITMARSLPNPMLQFDLEFVSGVVEALTPMLMTDPMSNWQIPSKLGLKAEAAYGEALGQRAAFENELLATALSVKRAYYQLWVVDRQIYWTREMLKIVEDIERIARERLAVGNVTQQDVLRAQIERDKLENELANLIDSRGPIVTRLKSALGIGPDQSFPEPVAALEPSVSGLTEESLLETAFERNPRLKEMRAQVLQAIALYQLSRKTTVPDYSFGFGANVEASPVPFMPSFGLTLPIWRDKIRAEISQGQAGVGAARARLSAEELELAVRFAETAFSWRETDRNVRLYSDRLIPKAKASLESARAGYTSGITDFLDLLDAEKTLLDYRLAHASAEGRREIVLAEMSLVILGRWPEGVLNMLGPDIVNDSTAARQVKKGKNK